The Mesorhizobium sp. M1D.F.Ca.ET.043.01.1.1 genome contains a region encoding:
- a CDS encoding low affinity iron permease family protein: protein MIEKLFTRIANWVAHLAGMPPTFAFCILIVVAWALSGPIFGFSDTWQLVINTGTTIVTFLMVFLIQNTQNRDSAAIQTKLDELIRVSRAHNTFIGIEHLTESEVEEIRDKCEEAAKRHDREVAQAAVKKAVARKNGSKKKAA, encoded by the coding sequence ATGATCGAGAAACTCTTTACCCGGATTGCCAATTGGGTGGCTCACCTGGCCGGTATGCCGCCGACCTTCGCCTTCTGCATTCTGATCGTCGTCGCCTGGGCGTTGAGCGGTCCAATCTTCGGCTTCTCCGATACCTGGCAACTGGTCATCAACACCGGCACAACCATCGTCACCTTCCTGATGGTGTTCCTCATCCAGAACACGCAAAATCGCGACAGCGCGGCCATCCAGACCAAACTCGACGAGCTGATCCGGGTGAGCCGGGCCCACAACACCTTCATCGGTATCGAGCATCTGACCGAATCCGAGGTCGAGGAGATTCGCGACAAATGCGAAGAGGCCGCAAAGCGGCATGACCGGGAGGTCGCCCAGGCTGCTGTCAAGAAGGCCGTGGCGAGGAAGAACGGTTCCAAGAAGAAAGCAGCTTGA
- a CDS encoding aminopeptidase P family protein codes for MFQTFDSAGDPAVGKPRVAMLRQWLAENGLDGFMVPRADEHQGEYVADRSARLKWLTGFSGSAGVAIILRDRAFIFVDGRYTLQVRGEVDLSIFTVESLVDNPPASWINDNLGKGARLGFDPWLHTIGEVKALKASAEQSGATLVPLDRNPIDIIWKDQPEPPRAPVELHPIAFAGELAKDKLARLAGAIEKESATHAVLTDPSSIAWAFNIRGGDVAHTPLALGFAILAADGKHQLFMDPRKFSRQVAAYLTQLADLHDPGEFEAAIAGLADDGARIALDPVLAAEKLKMLVEDNGGKVVSAADPARIPRATKNQAEIAGSRAAHRRDGAAVAKLLCWLDRQEPGKLDEIDVVTKLEEVRRQTGEETQMPLRDVSFDTISGAGPNGAIMHYRVSRATSRKLQSGELFLLDSGGQYQDGTTDITRTVPIGQPTEEMRERFTLVLKGMIGISMLRFPAGTRGSEIDAVARMALWKHGCDFAHGTGHGVGSYLAVHEGPQRIARTGTEKLLGGMMLSNEPGYYKEGAYGIRIENLILVTPAEQIEGGDIAVHGLETLTLAPIDKRLIRTDLLTRDELHWLDQYHARVLAEIGPMVDGETLAWLEKATAPLPHDAKI; via the coding sequence ATGTTCCAGACCTTTGATTCCGCCGGTGATCCGGCTGTCGGCAAGCCGCGCGTGGCGATGCTGCGTCAATGGCTGGCGGAGAACGGCCTGGACGGATTCATGGTGCCGCGCGCCGACGAACATCAGGGCGAATATGTCGCCGACCGCTCGGCGCGGCTGAAATGGCTGACCGGCTTTTCCGGCTCGGCCGGCGTCGCCATCATCCTGCGCGACCGCGCCTTCATCTTCGTTGACGGCCGCTACACGCTGCAGGTGCGCGGCGAGGTCGACCTTTCGATCTTCACCGTCGAAAGCCTCGTCGACAATCCGCCGGCCTCCTGGATCAACGACAATCTCGGCAAGGGCGCCAGGCTCGGCTTCGACCCTTGGCTGCATACGATCGGCGAGGTCAAGGCGCTGAAAGCTTCGGCCGAGCAGTCCGGCGCGACGCTGGTGCCGCTCGACAGGAATCCGATCGACATCATCTGGAAAGACCAGCCGGAGCCGCCTCGCGCACCGGTGGAGCTCCACCCCATCGCCTTCGCCGGCGAGCTCGCCAAGGACAAGCTGGCCCGGCTGGCGGGCGCAATCGAAAAGGAGAGCGCGACGCACGCCGTGCTCACGGACCCCTCTTCAATAGCCTGGGCCTTCAACATCCGTGGCGGTGACGTGGCGCACACGCCGCTGGCGCTCGGCTTCGCCATCCTCGCCGCAGACGGCAAGCACCAGCTCTTCATGGACCCGCGCAAATTCTCGCGCCAGGTCGCGGCCTATCTCACCCAGCTTGCCGACCTGCACGATCCGGGCGAGTTCGAAGCAGCCATCGCTGGGCTTGCCGACGATGGCGCAAGGATCGCGCTCGATCCCGTGCTGGCGGCGGAAAAGCTCAAGATGCTGGTCGAGGACAATGGCGGCAAGGTCGTTTCGGCCGCCGATCCCGCCCGCATCCCGCGCGCGACCAAGAACCAGGCCGAGATCGCCGGCAGCCGCGCCGCGCACCGCCGCGACGGCGCGGCTGTCGCGAAGCTGCTCTGCTGGCTCGACCGGCAGGAGCCGGGCAAGCTCGACGAGATCGACGTCGTCACCAAGCTCGAAGAGGTGCGCCGGCAGACCGGCGAGGAAACGCAGATGCCGCTGCGCGACGTCTCCTTCGACACGATTTCCGGCGCCGGCCCGAACGGCGCCATCATGCACTATCGCGTGTCACGTGCCACCAGCCGCAAGCTTCAGAGCGGCGAGCTGTTCCTGCTCGATTCCGGCGGACAGTACCAGGACGGCACCACCGACATCACCCGCACCGTGCCGATCGGCCAGCCGACCGAGGAGATGCGCGAGCGCTTCACGCTGGTGCTGAAAGGCATGATCGGCATCTCGATGCTGCGCTTTCCGGCAGGCACGCGCGGCTCGGAGATCGATGCGGTCGCCCGCATGGCGCTGTGGAAGCATGGCTGCGACTTCGCCCACGGCACCGGCCACGGCGTCGGCTCCTATCTTGCCGTGCACGAAGGACCGCAGCGCATCGCCCGCACCGGCACCGAGAAGCTGCTTGGCGGCATGATGCTGTCCAACGAACCGGGCTACTACAAGGAGGGCGCCTACGGCATTCGCATCGAGAACCTGATCCTCGTCACGCCCGCCGAACAGATCGAGGGCGGCGACATCGCCGTGCATGGCCTCGAGACGCTGACGCTGGCGCCGATCGACAAGCGCCTCATCCGCACCGATCTTCTGACGCGCGACGAGCTGCACTGGCTCGATCAGTACCATGCACGGGTCTTGGCGGAGATCGGTCCGATGGTGGACGGCGAAACGCTGGCCTGGCTGGAGAAGGCGACAGCGCCGCTGCCGCACGACGCGAAAATCTGA
- a CDS encoding MATE family efflux transporter codes for MDDDKPARQRTGDLTSGPIPRTLLLFALPVPGSNVLQSLNGSINAVWVGRFLGEAALTATSNANLVLFLILGTVFGIGMAATILVAQSVGARDLPEARRIVGTSATFFFLVSVVFAVCGWIWVDAILTGLGTPADALPLARAYLRIIFVAVPMMNLLSFVMTVLRGAGDSRTPFVFMALAVVLDVVLNPLLIRGIGPFPALGIAGSAASTLIGQTVSVIAILIVLYARRHPLRLADSDLALLKPDPALLRIVVFKGIPMGLQMIVISAAALTVMGIVNTYGSQVAAAYGIAAQLWTYIQMPALAIGAAVSSMAAQNVGAGRWDRIGKVAASGVGFNLVLTGALVALIFLFDRPVLGLFLSGDSTAIDIAAHINKVASWSFILFGVTIVLFATVRATGAVMPPLIILIVSVLIVRTGFAYSMRSVIGQEALWWSFPAGSIVSLVLAAAYYRFGRWRTMHMIEDRPAAGEPPDTGLGVPRQRARLSPETPNG; via the coding sequence ATGGATGACGACAAGCCCGCTCGCCAGCGGACCGGCGACCTGACCAGCGGCCCGATCCCGCGCACGCTGCTGTTGTTCGCCCTGCCGGTGCCCGGCTCCAACGTGCTGCAGTCGCTCAACGGCTCGATCAATGCCGTCTGGGTCGGCCGCTTCCTCGGCGAGGCGGCGCTGACGGCGACATCCAACGCCAATCTGGTGCTGTTCCTGATCCTCGGCACAGTGTTCGGCATCGGCATGGCGGCAACCATCCTGGTCGCGCAATCGGTCGGCGCCCGCGACCTGCCCGAAGCGCGCCGCATCGTCGGCACCAGCGCTACTTTCTTCTTCCTGGTCTCGGTGGTGTTCGCGGTCTGTGGCTGGATCTGGGTCGACGCCATCCTCACCGGGCTCGGCACGCCGGCGGACGCCTTGCCGCTGGCGCGCGCCTATCTGCGCATCATCTTCGTCGCCGTGCCGATGATGAACCTTCTGTCCTTCGTCATGACGGTGCTGCGCGGCGCCGGCGATTCGCGCACGCCGTTTGTCTTCATGGCGCTGGCGGTCGTGCTCGACGTCGTCCTGAACCCGCTGCTCATCCGCGGCATCGGCCCCTTTCCGGCGCTTGGCATCGCCGGTTCGGCCGCCTCGACGCTGATCGGACAGACGGTGAGCGTGATCGCCATCCTGATCGTGCTTTATGCGCGCAGGCACCCGCTGCGGCTGGCGGACAGCGACCTCGCTCTGCTCAAGCCCGATCCGGCGCTTTTGCGCATCGTCGTCTTCAAGGGCATTCCGATGGGTTTGCAGATGATCGTCATCTCGGCCGCGGCTCTGACGGTGATGGGCATCGTCAACACCTATGGCTCGCAGGTCGCGGCAGCTTATGGCATCGCGGCGCAGCTCTGGACGTATATCCAGATGCCGGCTCTGGCCATCGGCGCCGCCGTCTCCTCGATGGCGGCGCAAAATGTCGGCGCCGGACGCTGGGACCGGATCGGCAAGGTCGCAGCCTCGGGCGTCGGCTTCAATCTCGTGCTCACCGGCGCGCTGGTGGCGCTGATTTTCCTCTTCGACCGCCCGGTGCTCGGCCTTTTCCTGAGCGGCGACAGCACCGCGATCGACATCGCCGCCCACATCAACAAGGTGGCGTCCTGGTCCTTCATCCTGTTCGGGGTCACCATCGTCTTGTTCGCCACGGTGCGCGCCACCGGCGCGGTCATGCCGCCGCTCATCATCCTGATCGTCTCGGTGCTGATCGTGCGCACCGGCTTTGCCTATTCCATGCGAAGCGTCATCGGCCAGGAAGCGCTATGGTGGAGCTTTCCGGCCGGCTCGATCGTCTCGCTGGTGCTCGCCGCCGCCTACTATCGTTTCGGCCGCTGGCGGACCATGCATATGATCGAGGATCGTCCGGCCGCCGGCGAGCCGCCGGACACCGGCCTCGGCGTGCCGCGCCAGCGCGCGCGCTTATCGCCCGAGACGCCGAACGGCTAA
- a CDS encoding TMEM175 family protein, with the protein MGKGRVEAFTDGVVAIIITIMVLELKVPHGEDLAALVPLWPIFFSYVLSFVNVGIYWNNLHNMFHTVQRVDGRVLWANLNLLFWLSLMPVTTAFMGENHFAPVPVAVYGVDLVLCAVAYTILVVKLGHLHGADTTFARAVGHDKKGKISLALYIAAVLLTLLNQWISVAIYVLVAVVWFVPDKRFERLIEK; encoded by the coding sequence ATGGGCAAGGGACGGGTCGAAGCATTCACCGATGGCGTCGTCGCCATCATCATCACCATCATGGTGCTGGAACTGAAGGTGCCGCATGGCGAGGACCTGGCCGCGCTGGTGCCGCTTTGGCCGATTTTCTTCAGCTACGTGCTGTCCTTCGTCAACGTCGGCATTTACTGGAACAACCTGCACAACATGTTCCACACCGTGCAGCGCGTCGACGGCCGGGTCTTGTGGGCCAACCTCAACCTGCTGTTCTGGCTGTCGCTGATGCCCGTGACCACGGCCTTCATGGGCGAGAACCATTTCGCCCCCGTGCCGGTCGCCGTGTACGGCGTCGACCTGGTGCTTTGCGCAGTCGCCTACACCATTCTTGTCGTCAAGCTTGGCCATTTGCACGGCGCCGATACGACCTTTGCCAGGGCGGTGGGGCATGACAAAAAGGGCAAGATCTCGCTGGCGCTCTACATTGCCGCCGTTCTGCTGACCTTGCTCAACCAGTGGATCAGTGTCGCGATCTATGTCCTGGTGGCGGTTGTCTGGTTCGTGCCGGACAAGCGTTTCGAGCGGCTGATCGAAAAGTAG
- a CDS encoding MFS transporter, translating into MTSYAQTIARDKELGGGIAMTVVAAMIAALFAGSTALTPLYVIYKQAFGFSQITLTLVYAVYVVGNLAALLFFGRLSDIVGRRPAAMAAMGVAVVSALFFLFAENLAWLDAARILSGLGIGIGAGTGTAWLAELIEGEDKSRAAVIATSTNFVGLGLGALTSGLLAEYAPWPLRLTFAVYLVLLVLVTLLIWRTRETVSEPKRLSDVPMRPRLSVPDGIRARFVAPAVTGFGAMALVGFYAALAPSVLAQQLHVTNHAEAGALFFELAVVTAATILATARLASRTVMLAALVLMIPTVALVVAAQVFASMALMIVATAFCGVAAALGYRGGLQVVNHIAPADRRAEVVSAFFICCFCGNALPVIGIGVLSSLTNATVASLAFAGMITIFSLVALGFGARYAK; encoded by the coding sequence ATGACCAGCTACGCTCAGACCATCGCACGCGACAAAGAACTTGGCGGCGGCATCGCAATGACAGTCGTTGCGGCCATGATCGCTGCGCTCTTTGCCGGCAGCACCGCGCTGACACCGCTCTATGTGATCTACAAACAGGCTTTCGGCTTCTCGCAGATCACGCTGACGCTGGTCTACGCGGTCTATGTGGTCGGCAATCTGGCGGCGCTGCTGTTTTTCGGCCGGTTGTCGGACATTGTCGGCCGCCGCCCGGCGGCCATGGCGGCGATGGGCGTCGCCGTTGTCAGCGCGCTGTTTTTCCTCTTCGCCGAAAATCTGGCGTGGCTCGACGCCGCCCGCATCCTCAGCGGGCTCGGCATCGGGATCGGCGCGGGAACCGGCACCGCCTGGCTCGCCGAACTGATCGAAGGCGAGGACAAGTCGCGCGCCGCCGTCATTGCCACCAGCACCAATTTCGTCGGCCTCGGCCTCGGCGCCCTGACATCGGGGCTGCTCGCCGAATATGCGCCCTGGCCGCTCAGGCTGACCTTCGCCGTCTATCTCGTTCTGCTGGTGCTGGTCACGCTGCTGATCTGGCGCACCCGCGAGACCGTGTCCGAGCCGAAGCGGCTCTCCGACGTCCCGATGCGACCGCGGCTCTCGGTTCCCGACGGCATCCGCGCGCGGTTCGTGGCGCCGGCGGTGACCGGCTTCGGCGCGATGGCGCTCGTCGGTTTTTATGCTGCGCTGGCGCCGAGCGTTCTGGCCCAGCAACTGCATGTCACCAACCACGCCGAGGCCGGCGCGCTGTTTTTCGAGCTTGCGGTCGTGACCGCCGCGACAATCCTGGCGACGGCACGGCTCGCCAGCCGCACCGTCATGCTGGCGGCACTTGTGCTGATGATCCCGACGGTGGCGCTGGTCGTCGCCGCGCAGGTCTTTGCGTCGATGGCGTTGATGATCGTCGCCACGGCCTTCTGCGGCGTGGCGGCGGCGCTTGGCTATCGCGGCGGCCTTCAGGTGGTCAACCACATCGCGCCGGCGGACCGCCGCGCCGAAGTGGTCTCGGCTTTCTTCATCTGCTGCTTCTGCGGCAATGCGCTGCCGGTGATCGGCATCGGCGTGCTGTCGAGCCTGACGAATGCGACCGTCGCCAGCCTGGCGTTCGCCGGCATGATCACGATCTTCTCACTGGTGGCGCTGGGGTTCGGCGCGCGCTATGCGAAGTGA
- a CDS encoding SCO family protein — MMRSILVGILVLMAAGIGWLTFDWYRGHYGGEPYGAAFALTDQKGAPITEAAFRGHPTVVFFGFTHCPEVCPTTLFELAGWLKTMGDDGKNLNAYFVTVDPERDTPEIINSYVSNFSDRITGITGDPDKVHAMAKAFGIYWKKVDTGDGDYTMDHTASVLLLNARGEFAGTIAYGESADTAIAKLKRLAAG, encoded by the coding sequence ATGATGCGCTCAATCCTGGTCGGCATTCTCGTCCTGATGGCGGCGGGCATCGGCTGGCTCACCTTCGACTGGTACCGCGGCCATTATGGCGGCGAGCCCTACGGCGCCGCGTTCGCGCTGACCGACCAGAAAGGCGCGCCGATCACCGAGGCCGCGTTCCGAGGTCACCCGACCGTTGTATTCTTCGGCTTCACCCACTGCCCCGAGGTCTGTCCGACCACGCTGTTCGAGCTGGCCGGCTGGCTGAAGACGATGGGCGATGACGGCAAGAACCTCAACGCCTACTTCGTCACGGTGGATCCGGAGCGCGACACGCCCGAGATCATCAATTCCTACGTCAGCAATTTCTCCGACCGCATCACCGGCATCACCGGCGATCCGGACAAGGTCCATGCCATGGCCAAGGCCTTCGGCATCTACTGGAAGAAGGTCGACACCGGCGACGGCGACTACACCATGGACCACACGGCCTCCGTGCTGCTGCTCAACGCCAGGGGCGAGTTCGCCGGCACCATCGCCTATGGCGAAAGCGCCGATACCGCCATTGCCAAGCTGAAGCGATTGGCGGCGGGCTAG
- a CDS encoding CreA family protein, translating into MAACLALSAGTAVADEVGKVGVDWVGNDIMIDAIKDPKVDGVTCHVAYFDRSIIDRLHKGNWFEDPSDSSISCRQTGPITIGDIDMSEGGEEVFKQGLSLIWKKQVVNRIYDKNNETLIYLSHSRQVQNGSAKMSVTTVPLYGQNVVWTKGKPQ; encoded by the coding sequence ATGGCCGCATGCCTTGCCCTGAGCGCCGGCACTGCTGTGGCGGACGAGGTCGGCAAGGTCGGCGTCGACTGGGTCGGCAACGACATCATGATCGACGCGATCAAGGATCCGAAAGTCGACGGGGTCACCTGCCACGTCGCCTATTTCGACCGCAGCATCATCGACCGGCTGCACAAGGGCAATTGGTTCGAGGATCCATCGGATTCCTCGATCTCCTGTCGCCAGACCGGGCCGATCACCATCGGCGACATCGACATGAGCGAGGGCGGTGAGGAGGTGTTCAAGCAAGGCCTCAGCCTGATCTGGAAGAAGCAGGTGGTGAACCGCATCTACGACAAGAACAACGAGACGCTGATCTATCTGTCGCATTCGCGCCAGGTGCAGAACGGCTCGGCGAAGATGTCGGTCACCACCGTGCCGCTCTACGGCCAAAACGTCGTGTGGACGAAGGGCAAGCCGCAATAG
- a CDS encoding AzlD family protein codes for MSTTFWIILAGAIATYLTRVGGHLVISRFDNIHPRVEAGLNAVPAAVLTTLVAPAVLGAGPAEWAALIVTAIVSLRGGLMAMFLAGAAVLILARQFVG; via the coding sequence TCATCCTTGCCGGCGCGATCGCCACCTATCTCACCCGCGTCGGCGGCCACCTCGTCATCTCGCGCTTCGACAACATCCATCCGCGGGTCGAGGCAGGCTTGAACGCCGTGCCGGCCGCGGTGCTGACGACGCTGGTGGCGCCGGCCGTGCTCGGCGCCGGACCGGCCGAATGGGCGGCGCTGATTGTCACCGCAATAGTGTCGCTGCGTGGCGGCCTGATGGCGATGTTCCTGGCCGGCGCTGCAGTCTTGATTCTGGCCAGGCAGTTCGTCGGGTAG
- a CDS encoding DapH/DapD/GlmU-related protein, producing MDRPEHLVLKDPEPRIHPTAELKGCKLGRYASIGERVILREVTVGDFSYFERHSEAIYTTIGKFCSIAANSRINALEHPIGRLTQHKVSYRPNEYFRWLGVDAAFRERRQAKPVGIGHDVWIGHGAVVMPGVTIGNGAVIGANAVVTRDVPPYAIVAGVPAKPLRQRFAADVAARIEKLAWWDWAPEKLARAIPDMQSLPIEAFLDRWENEPF from the coding sequence ATGGACCGTCCTGAACACCTCGTGCTCAAAGATCCCGAGCCGCGCATCCATCCGACCGCGGAACTGAAGGGGTGCAAGCTCGGCCGCTACGCCTCGATCGGCGAGCGGGTGATCCTGCGCGAGGTGACGGTCGGCGACTTTTCCTATTTCGAGCGGCATTCGGAAGCGATCTACACGACGATCGGCAAATTCTGCTCGATCGCCGCCAACAGCCGCATCAACGCGCTCGAGCATCCGATCGGGCGGCTGACCCAGCACAAGGTCAGCTACCGCCCGAACGAATATTTCCGTTGGCTCGGCGTCGACGCGGCCTTTCGCGAGCGGCGGCAGGCAAAGCCGGTCGGCATCGGGCACGATGTCTGGATCGGCCATGGCGCCGTCGTCATGCCAGGGGTTACGATCGGCAACGGCGCCGTCATCGGCGCCAATGCGGTTGTGACGCGTGACGTGCCGCCTTACGCAATCGTCGCCGGCGTCCCCGCGAAGCCGCTGCGGCAGCGGTTCGCCGCCGATGTCGCGGCGCGCATCGAGAAGCTTGCCTGGTGGGATTGGGCGCCGGAAAAACTCGCCAGGGCGATCCCGGACATGCAGTCATTGCCGATCGAAGCCTTCCTCGATCGTTGGGAAAACGAGCCTTTCTGA
- a CDS encoding LysR family transcriptional regulator: protein MQLDYNLLPLFLAVAEEDNFRAAADRLGVTRSAVSQGIRRFEDGFGATLVTRTTRAVRLTEAGQRLYDALCQPMSDIVQALESVDGDQSPWGRLRIAVTSIAEPFLSGSLLAAFAETHPHVIVDVTVTDEEFDIVAAGFDAGVRLGEVIEQDMIAVPVGGQVREAVVASPEYLLANGMPEHPRDLVRHRCIGWRRSPEIAPHRWEFEENGTSFAVSVEPQITTNDLRLMLRSALAGAGVTFATEETFRPYIESGALVSLLEEYLPSFPGFFLYFPNRRNMAPKLRALVDHIKASHSGGRRARSR from the coding sequence ATGCAGCTAGACTACAATCTTCTCCCCCTCTTTCTCGCCGTGGCCGAGGAGGACAATTTTCGCGCCGCCGCCGATCGTCTAGGTGTCACCCGCTCCGCCGTCAGCCAGGGAATACGACGGTTTGAAGATGGTTTCGGTGCTACGCTGGTGACGCGAACCACCAGAGCCGTGCGCCTGACCGAGGCGGGACAGCGGCTCTATGATGCGCTCTGTCAGCCGATGTCCGATATCGTGCAGGCGCTTGAAAGTGTCGACGGCGATCAATCCCCGTGGGGGAGACTGAGGATCGCGGTCACCTCGATTGCCGAGCCGTTTCTGTCCGGCTCTTTGTTGGCGGCCTTTGCCGAAACGCATCCGCACGTGATTGTCGATGTCACCGTAACGGATGAGGAATTCGACATCGTTGCCGCCGGGTTCGATGCCGGGGTTCGGTTGGGCGAGGTCATAGAGCAGGACATGATCGCCGTACCCGTCGGTGGACAAGTGAGAGAGGCTGTCGTCGCTTCTCCTGAATACCTCTTGGCGAACGGCATGCCGGAACATCCCCGCGATCTGGTCCGCCACCGCTGCATTGGTTGGCGCCGCTCGCCGGAAATCGCGCCCCACCGATGGGAATTCGAGGAGAACGGCACTTCCTTCGCTGTCTCGGTTGAGCCGCAGATCACCACCAATGATCTGCGCCTTATGCTGCGCAGCGCTCTGGCCGGCGCCGGTGTCACCTTCGCTACCGAGGAGACTTTCCGCCCCTATATCGAGAGCGGCGCGCTCGTCTCCTTGCTCGAAGAATATCTGCCGTCATTTCCGGGCTTTTTCCTGTATTTCCCAAACAGAAGGAATATGGCTCCGAAACTGCGGGCCCTGGTCGATCACATCAAGGCCAGCCACTCGGGTGGACGTCGCGCTCGATCGCGCTGA
- a CDS encoding 50S ribosomal protein L11 methyltransferase: MGQTRLHFIAGKAEADRIFAALDAAFEDEGLPLAVLEVDESNDIHEVSLYADGDVDAVEARINDILAGLALSKQVEREALPDIDWVARSLEGLKPVRAGRFFVHGAHDRGKRHSSDLAIEIEAGLAFGTGHHGTTAGCLEMLDQVVRRERPRNALDLGTGSAVLAIALAKLAHIPVLATDIDPVAVRVAAANARLNHVKALVETVTAPGFHHPIFAMRAPFDLIVANILARPLMRLAPQMARHIKLGGSLVLSGILDRQRDAVISAYVGQAFRHVRTLHREGWVTIHLKR, from the coding sequence ATGGGACAGACCAGGCTGCATTTCATCGCCGGCAAGGCCGAAGCCGACCGTATCTTCGCCGCGCTCGACGCCGCCTTCGAGGATGAAGGCCTGCCGCTTGCCGTGCTGGAGGTCGACGAGTCCAACGACATCCACGAAGTCTCGCTCTACGCCGACGGCGATGTCGATGCCGTCGAAGCCCGGATCAACGACATCCTCGCGGGCCTCGCCTTGTCGAAGCAGGTCGAACGCGAAGCGCTGCCCGACATCGACTGGGTGGCGCGCTCGCTCGAAGGTCTGAAGCCGGTTCGCGCCGGGCGCTTCTTCGTCCATGGCGCGCATGATCGCGGCAAGCGCCACAGCAGCGATCTCGCCATCGAGATCGAGGCGGGCCTCGCCTTCGGCACCGGCCATCACGGCACCACCGCCGGCTGCCTCGAAATGCTGGACCAGGTGGTGCGACGCGAGCGCCCGCGCAACGCGCTGGATCTCGGCACGGGAAGCGCGGTGCTGGCGATTGCCCTGGCGAAGCTCGCGCATATTCCGGTGCTTGCAACCGACATCGACCCAGTCGCGGTCCGCGTCGCTGCCGCCAATGCGCGCCTCAACCACGTCAAGGCGCTGGTCGAGACGGTGACGGCACCGGGTTTCCATCATCCGATCTTCGCCATGCGCGCCCCCTTCGACCTGATCGTCGCCAACATCCTGGCGCGGCCGCTGATGCGGCTGGCGCCACAGATGGCCAGGCACATTAAGCTGGGCGGCTCGCTGGTGCTCTCCGGCATCCTCGACCGCCAGCGCGATGCGGTAATCTCGGCCTATGTCGGCCAGGCTTTCCGCCACGTCCGCACCTTGCACCGCGAGGGCTGGGTGACGATCCACCTCAAGCGGTGA
- a CDS encoding SDR family NAD(P)-dependent oxidoreductase — translation MTSDAEIQTALPAFASGNVAVITGGASGIGLAAAKRFAAMGMKTVIADIGGVRLDQARRAVAAIAGDDAVLPVPTDVSAADEVDRLAELAYGASGAVSVLMNNAGVGNNPGKPWENRDVWKRLLDINFWGVVHGVEAFAPRMLAAGKPGLIINTGSKQGITTPPGNLAYNVSKAGVKTFTEGLAHALRNEPSAKVSAHLLIPGFTFTGLTEGAAEKPAGAWTGEQVIDFMLGSLIDDDFYILCPDNEVARPTDEKRMAWAIGDIIENRPALSRWHPDHKDAFAAFMNR, via the coding sequence ATGACCAGCGACGCCGAAATCCAGACCGCCCTGCCCGCTTTCGCCTCCGGTAATGTCGCCGTCATCACCGGCGGCGCCAGCGGCATCGGCCTTGCCGCCGCGAAACGGTTCGCTGCCATGGGCATGAAGACGGTGATTGCCGATATCGGCGGCGTGCGCCTCGACCAGGCGCGACGGGCGGTCGCCGCCATTGCCGGCGACGATGCCGTTCTCCCGGTTCCCACCGACGTCTCCGCTGCCGACGAGGTCGATCGCCTGGCGGAACTCGCCTATGGCGCATCTGGCGCGGTCTCGGTGCTGATGAACAACGCCGGGGTCGGCAACAATCCGGGCAAGCCGTGGGAAAACCGTGACGTCTGGAAACGGCTGCTGGACATCAATTTCTGGGGCGTCGTGCATGGCGTCGAGGCCTTCGCGCCGCGCATGCTGGCTGCAGGCAAGCCAGGCCTGATCATCAATACCGGCTCCAAGCAAGGCATCACCACGCCGCCCGGCAATCTCGCCTACAACGTCTCAAAGGCAGGCGTGAAGACCTTCACCGAGGGTCTGGCGCACGCGTTGCGCAACGAGCCGAGCGCAAAGGTCTCGGCCCATCTGCTGATCCCCGGCTTCACCTTTACCGGCCTGACCGAGGGCGCGGCGGAAAAGCCTGCCGGCGCCTGGACAGGCGAGCAGGTGATCGATTTCATGCTCGGATCGCTGATCGACGACGACTTCTACATCCTCTGCCCCGACAACGAGGTCGCGCGGCCGACGGATGAAAAGCGCATGGCCTGGGCGATCGGCGACATCATCGAGAACCGCCCCGCCCTGTCGCGCTGGCACCCGGACCACAAGGACGCTTTCGCCGCCTTCATGAACCGCTGA